A single region of the Zygotorulaspora mrakii chromosome 4, complete sequence genome encodes:
- the CGI121 gene encoding Cgi121p (similar to Saccharomyces cerevisiae CGI121 (YML036W); ancestral locus Anc_5.581): MIVSRFPQFPHYEISIALYEDVTNVEELRAKANSSLPFALINASLVFSVEQLYSAVYRVLIEHTYNKIQTASFSSECLLRLSASTKVSESQKFGLKYPSNRIICVNIEETTDDSIERPDETIFELVKGKSAVLEDENLSKKCDADTLRKIYKLDQTFQPERPDEFSRALVNAIQLRGL; the protein is encoded by the exons ATGATTGTCAGTCGCTTCCCTCAATTTCCACATTACGAGATATCTATCGCGCTGTATGAGGATGTGACCAATGTGGAGGAACTTAGAGCAAAAGCCAATTCGTCATTGCCGTTTGCACTGATCAATGCCTCCCTGGTTTTCAGTGTCGAGCAGTTGTACTCAGCTGTATACCGAGTATTAATAGAGCATACATATAACAAGATACAGACAGCGTCGTTCAGCTCTGAATGTCTCTTGCGGTTGTCAGCGTCAACAAAAGTCTCTGAAAGTCAGAAGTTTGGCTTGAAATATCCATCAAATAGAATAATTTGCGTCAATATAGAAGAGACAACCGATGACTCGATAGAGAGACCTGATGAGACTATTTTCGAGCTTGTCAAAGGTAAATCTGCCGTTTTGGAGGATGAGAATCtctcaaaaaaatgtgatGCAGATACTTTAAGGAAG ATATACAAATTAGATCAAACCTTCCAACCCGAGCGCCCTGATGAATTTTCAAGAGCTCTAGTCAATGCTATTCAATTAAGAGGTTTGTAG
- the YMD8 gene encoding Ymd8p (similar to Saccharomyces cerevisiae YMD8 (YML038C); ancestral locus Anc_5.585) has product MIVEAPSSPLSSRCSFACCKNLDKKVVTVITMAQSLLILITGWYFFSMTLALYNKWMFDPNRGMQISCPITVTAFHQFVLWGLSYTFVRYKRSKRLENALDKEPRTDWKFCLKYTVPTAIASAGDIGFGNVSFKFVPLTIYTIIKSASIAFVLLFGCLFKLEKFHWKLVLIVLVMCLGVVMMVLSPSKNKDEETGMQSTVFFGSSLVIVSSCLSGLRWVFTQLILRFQEVEQDQEVALGNAEQVLYVKNSIRTKPHAIYTIYQLAPIMGVVLFVTGLIIERPFPAVLKSRLFTLPEDSTQRSALSVLKGIVLLLIPGIEVFFMTICEFGILQVAHVLTLSIAGIVKELLTIFVSMLLLGERLSGIRNWSGMIIILLDVAYYNYFRYQQDKKLLVKNYSALPNILHGAGDGARDSMKDGSEYASEQELVPPVASQDYEMDTI; this is encoded by the coding sequence ATGATAGTTGAAGCTCCCAGTTCTCCGCTGTCAAGTCGCTGTTCATTCGCCTGCTGTAAGAATCTTGATAAGAAAGTTGTGACCGTGATTACCATGGCACAATCTCTACTCATCCTTATTACAGGCTGGTATTTTTTCTCAATGACTTTGGCGCTTTATAATAAATGGATGTTTGACCCAAACAGAGGCATGCAAATTTCCTGTCCTATAACAGTCACAGCGTTCCATCAATTCGTTTTATGGGGTCTTTCGTACACGTTTGTAAGATACAAGAGGTCGAAAAGGCTCGAAAACGCGTTGGATAAGGAACCTCGCACTGATTGGAAATTTTGCCTAAAATACACGGTACCAACCGCAATTGCGAGCGCAGGAGACATTGGCTTTGGCAATGtctcattcaaatttgtaCCACTGACAATCTATACCATAATAAAATCTGCAAGCATTGCTTTTGTGTTGTTGTTTGGTTGCCTTTTTAAGCttgagaaatttcattGGAAGTTGGTATTGATCGTGCTCGTAATGTGCTTAGGAGTTGTGATGATGGTGTTATCACCAAGTAAGAACAAGGACGAGGAAACTGGAATGCAATCAACTGTTTTCTTTGGCTCATCACTCGTCATAGTGAGCAGCTGTCTATCGGGATTAAGATGGGTTTTCACCCAGCTGATACTCAGATTTCAGGAAGTAGAGCAGGATCAAGAGGTAGCACTTGGGAACGCAGAACAAGTATTATACGTCAAAAATTCCATTAGAACGAAACCGCATGCAATCTATACAATATATCAACTGGCACCGATTATGGGGGTAGTCCTTTTTGTCACAGGACTTATCATTGAGAGACCATTCCCAGCCGTACTGAAATCTCGCCTATTCACTCTCCCGGAAGACTCCACACAGCGCAGCGCATTATCCGTACTTAAGGGAATCGTGCTACTCCTCATTCCCGGAATCGAGGTGTTTTTCATGACTATATGCGAATTTGGGATACTACAAGTAGCTCATGTGTTAACGCTCTCGATTGCCGGCATCGTCAAGGAGCTACTCACCATTTTCGTGAGCATGTTGCTCCTGGGCGAAAGACTAAGTGGTATTCGCAATTGGTCTGGAATGATCATCATTTTGTTAGACGTGGCCTACTACAACTATTTCAGATACCAGCAAGATAAGAAGCTTCtggtgaaaaattacagCGCCCTTCCGAACATACTACATGGTGCTGGCGATGGTGCTCGCGACAGCATGAAGGACGGCAGCGAGTATGCAAGCGAACAAGAACTTGTACCACCTGTAGCTTCGCAGGACTATGAGATGGATACAATCTGA
- the TFB3 gene encoding TFIIH/NER complex subunit TFB3 (similar to Saccharomyces cerevisiae TFB3 (YDR460W); ancestral locus Anc_5.580) translates to MNHAVDDYYENKDMCPICKTDRYLSPDVKFLVNPECYHKICESCVDRIFSLGPAQCPYKGCDKILRKNKFKTQIFDDVGVEKEVDIRKRVFNVFNKKLGDFDENLEEFNKYLEEVEDIIYNLDNGIDVNKTEEKLRSYEELNKQLIMANIERSKQDLENFEQRQQFEKEMRLKKRMLERQIEDEERMNKDWAKKEIVNRLSNADDAEDVIEGVKNTVKLKKSSARRKLEELNRVMKSNPYLAANNSGPRKDAVPFTPFNGDRDASKRFTINDALYEDPFIKDLQERKEFIASGFRVDYVYNRVLTEAFMGLGCVLAEELQTS, encoded by the coding sequence ATGAATCATGCGGTGGACGACTATTATGAGAATAAGGACATGTGCCCGATCTGTAAAACAGATCGGTATTTATCTCCAGATGTTAAATTTTTAGTTAACCCCGAGTGTTACCATAAAATCTGTGAGTCGTGTGTGGATCGTATTTTTAGTTTAGGTCCAGCTCAATGCCCATATAAGGGATGTGATAAAATTTTAAGAAAGAACAAATTCAAGACTCAGATATTCGATGATGTTGGTGTCGAAAAAGAAGTGGATATTAGGAAACGAGTCTTCAATgtcttcaacaaaaaattaggagattttgatgaaaatttggagGAGTTTAATAAGTATCTCGAAGAAGTAGAGGATATAATCTACAACTTAGACAATGGCATAGATGTGAATAAAACGGAGGAGAAGTTGCGATCCTACGAGGAGCTTAACAAGCAGCTGATAATGGCCAACATTGAGAGGAGCAAACAGGATCTAGAAAATTTCGAACAGAGGcaacagtttgaaaaagagatgagactgaaaaagagaatgcTGGAAAGACAGATCGAGGATGAAGAGCGAATGAACAAAGATTgggcaaaaaaagaaatagtgAATAGACTTTCAAATGCTGATGATGCCGAGGATGTTATCGAGGGCGTCAAAAATACTGTAAAACTAAAAAAGTCTTCGGCGAGAAGGAAGCTGGAAGAACTAAACAGGGTTATGAAAAGTAATCCGTACTTGGCAGCTAATAATAGCGGACCCAGAAAAGATGCGGTGCCATTCACACCATTCAACGGTGACAGAGATGCTTCGAAGCGTTTTACCATTAACGACGCCCTGTACGAGGATCCATTTATTAAAGATTTGCaggaaaggaaagaattTATTGCATCGGGTTTCAGAGTTGATTATGTCTATAATAGAGTTCTCACAGAGGCGTTTATGGGACTCGGCTGCGTATTAGCTGAAGAACTACAAACCTCTTAA
- the AMD1 gene encoding AMP deaminase (similar to Saccharomyces cerevisiae AMD1 (YML035C); ancestral locus Anc_5.578) has product MSSNNSEMEINETSKELSEFSLEPTPSFDVPDPNSSGMFRETDVRREDGQLDPLELTNTEEAREAQDEVEEMTSANFSYHESRKLHENGSKQVALNDNSSPSSFVAQPPWRKVLSENDHEESSEPIIRNRTLSFGAQRSLPDIPGGSSTWKKSKKFVGGEDTNYKMGMLADESGQQFLEEPSPELIGLYANVAECRKLRTKYQDISLQRNDQNPKNKPDWVVYPAPPKPTYDSETKTVIKVDNKPDWQIFDFSACEIPPEDQDWDFTTNAEDCFVVHKSKNADELITAVPSLREYYLDLEKLISISSDGPAKSFAFRRLQYLEARWNLYTLLNEFQETSVSKRNPHRDFYNVRKVDTHVHHSACMNQKHLLRFIKHKLRHCKDENVIFRDGKVLTLDEVFKSLNLSGYDLSIDTLDMHAHKDTFHRFDKFNLKYNPIGESRLREIFLKTDNYIKGSYLAEITKQVLSDLENSKYQNCEYRISVYGRSIDEWDKLASWVIDNKVFSHNVRWLIQIPRLYDVYKKTGIVKNFNEVTINIFKPLFEVTKNPRSHPKLHVFLQRVIGFDSVDDESKVDRRFHRKYPIPSLWESSQNPPYSYYLYYLYSSLVSLNQWRAKRGFNTLVLRPHCGEAGDPEHLVSAYLLAQSISHGILLRKVPFVQYLYYLDQVGIAMSPLSNNALFLTYDKNPFPRYFKRGLNVSLSTDDPLQFSYTREPLIEEYSVAAQIYKLSNVDMCELARNSVLQSGWEAQIKAHWLGNDFEKEGVEGNDVGKTNVPNIRANYRWDTLSTELELVDHFAKFKGVVIE; this is encoded by the coding sequence ATGTCTTCGAACAATAGTGAAATGGAAATTAATGAGACCTCCAAGGAATTGAGtgaattttctttggaGCCAACTCCTTCATTTGATGTTCCAGACCCAAATAGTTCTGGCATGTTCCGCGAAACAGATGTCAGACGAGAGGATGGGCAGTTGGATCCTTTGGAGCTAACGAATACGGAGGAGGCCCGCGAGGCACAAGACGAGGTCGAAGAAATGACCTCAGCGAACTTCTCCTATCATGAAAGCAGAAAACTGCACGAAAACGGGTCTAAACAGGTTGCATTGAATGATAATAGTTCTCCCTCATCGTTTGTGGCACAACCTCCTTGGAGGAAAGTGCTCAGCGAAAACGATCATGAGGAGAGTTCTGAACCAATTATTCGAAACAGAACGCTATCCTTTGGTGCCCAGAGGAGTTTGCCCGATATACCTGGTGGCTCGTCTACttggaagaagagcaagaagTTCGTTGGTGGAGAGGACACTAATTATAAGATGGGGATGCTTGCTGATGAATCAGGGCAGCAATTTCTGGAGGAACCATCTCCAGAGCTCATCGGCCTTTATGCTAACGTAGCAGAGTGTAGAAAACTAAGAACCAAGTACCAAGATATATCCTTGCAGAGGAATGATCAAAATCCCAAGAATAAGCCTGATTGGGTTGTTTATCCCGCTCCGCCAAAGCCAACTTACGACTCAGAAACCAAGACTGTTATTAAGGTGGATAATAAACCTGACTGGCAGATATTCGATTTTAGCGCATGCGAAATTCCTCCAGAGGACCAAGATTGGGACTTCACCACAAATGCTGAGGATTGCTTCGTGGTTCataaatccaaaaatgctGACGAACTCATTACTGCAGTACCTAGTCTTCGTGAATATTATCttgatttggaaaaattaaTATCTATATCGTCTGATGGGCCCGCAAAGTCCTTCGCATTTAGAAGGCTACAATACTTGGAAGCACGTTGGAATCTTTACACATTGTTGAATGAGTTCCAGGAAACAAGCGtttccaaaagaaatcCGCATAGAGATTTCTATAATGTCAGAAAAGTTGACACTCACGTTCATCATTCTGCTTGTatgaatcaaaaacatttGCTGCGTTTTATAAAACATAAATTGAGGCATTGCAAAGACGAAAATGTCATCTTCAGAGATGGAAAAGTGTTAACATTGGACGAAGTGTTCAAGTCCTTGAATTTGTCAGGCTATGATTTATCTATAGATACATTGGATATGCATGCTCATAAGGATACCTTTCACAGATTTGACAAATTTAATCTGAAATATAATCCAATCGGCGAATCTCGTTTACGAGAAATCTTTTTAAAGACTGATAACTATATTAAGGGATCATATCTAGCTGAAATCACGAAGCAAGTCTTGTCTGATTTAGAGAATTCCAAATATCAGAATTGCGAATATAGAATTTCGGTTTACGGAAGATCCATTGATGAATGGGATAAGTTAGCCAGCTGGGTAATCGATAATAAAGTTTTTTCGCATAACGTTCGTTGGCTGATTCAAATTCCTCGACTCTACGATGTATACAAGAAGACAGGAAttgttaaaaatttcaatgaagtaacaataaatatattcaaaCCACTTTTCGAGGTCACGAAGAATCCTCGGTCACATCCAAAATTACACGTCTTTTTGCAAAGAGTCATCGGATTTGATTCCGTTGATGACGAATCTAAAGTTGATCGTCGTTTTCATAGGAAGTATCCTATTCCATCTCTATGGGAATCCTCTCAGAACCCTCCATACTCATATTATCTTTATTACTTATATTCAAGTTTGGTATCTTTGAATCAATGGAGAGCCAAGAGAGGGTTCAACACCCTTGTATTAAGGCCCCATTGTGGTGAAGCAGGTGATCCTGAGCATTTGGTTTCTGCATATCTACTGGCTCAAAGTATTTCTCATGGTATTTTGTTGAGAAAAGTTCCATTTGTTCAATACTTATATTACCTGGATCAAGTCGGTATTGCAATGTCGCCTCTATCAAACAATGCACTATTCTTGACATACGATAAAAATCCTTTTCCAAGATACTTCAAGAGAGGTTTAAATGTTTCACTGTCTACAGACGATCCATTACAATTCTCGTACACTAGAGAGCCTTTAATTGAGGAGTATTCAGTGGCAGCTCAAATCTATAAACTATCCAATGTTGACATGTGTGAGCTGGCAAGAAATTCTGTCCTGCAAAGCGGATGGGAGGCACAAATAAAAGCGCATTGGTTGGGAAACgatttcgaaaaagaagGCGTTGAAGGCAATGATGTAGGCAAGACAAACGTTCCAAATATAAGGGCTAATTATAGGTGGGACACTTTATCAACAGAACTGGAGCTCGTTGATCATTTTGCTAAATTCAAGGGTGTGGTCATAGAGTAA
- the LFT1 gene encoding Lft1p (similar to Saccharomyces cerevisiae YML037C; ancestral locus Anc_5.582) gives MDITEVGAPQEDHLLDHEISSLNHLIDDLLPMQIMTNHIVNNEKVLYEILDEVPNGRKSMNKLFYSNYVPKKGDVVLNSYPSARLQTLSTTIANEWLNAERQSISQMNSSTLQIEEPILFSWREKSQGTKDSRGSVDGVDEINKETPTVRQITNHVLFKKASAQIKKLSSEIRMIEPTENGLAGDRDREIHRPKILTWANPDFHVDPLQTFVATKLPKSPKNEPKPEKRNSTKRRSLFGFWSGRRKKDKEKLTDTKERGSHGDKQLVSSTSNADIDDLSAEGQSDKKTRATELESAGSTQHSGNKNLEFELDVLVYKNKNEEQEEPGEQLEQGKKEEKCDQRERCSKSFESDRTNEIDRPNVNSEDDHEFGDFEQASELLDQESISRTNDHADYPSFTAATHMPSLQDHTDSPVSMDSFVLLQPKKKAVK, from the coding sequence ATGGATATCACAGAAGTTGGAGCTCCACAAGAAGATCATCTACTCGACCATGAGATCTCCTCATTAAATCACTTGATAGATGATCTTCTACCCATGCAGATAATGACGAATCACATTGTGAATAATGAAAAGGTTCTTTATGAGATATTAGATGAAGTACCGAATGGTCGCAAATCGATGAACAAACTGTTTTATTCCAACTACGTTCCAAAGAAGGGTGATGTAGTCTTAAATTCTTACCCTAGTGCACGATTGCAAACATTATCGACCACCATCGCAAATGAATGGCTGAACGCAGAAAGACAAAGCATATCTCAAATGAACTCTTCTACCTTACAGATAGAAGAACCTATCCTTTTCTCATGGAGAGAGAAATCGCAAGGAACAAAAGACTCAAGAGGAAGTGTTGATGGCGTGGATGAAATAAATAAGGAGACGCCGACGGTACGACAAATCACCAACCATGTATTGTTCAAGAAGGCATCTgcacaaataaaaaagctTTCAAGTGAAATAAGGATGATTGAACCAACTGAAAACGGATTAGCCGGTGACAGGGACAGGGAGATCCACAGACCTAAAATATTGACCTGGGCAAATCCCGACTTCCATGTGGATCCATTGCAAACCTTTGTAGCCACAAAGCTACCAAAATCCCCAAAGAATGAGCCAAAACCAGAGAAGAGAAACAGTACAAAGAGGAGAAGCTTGTTCGGGTTTTGGAGTGGTCGTCGCAAGAAGGATAAGGAGAAGCTTACAGACACAAAAGAGAGAGGCTCACATGGCGACAAACAACTGGTATCTTCCACATCAAATGCTGACATAGATGATCTATCTGCTGAAGGCCAATCTGATAAAAAGACCCGGGCAACCGAATTAGAGAGCGCTGGATCGACGCAGCACTCAGGGAACAAAAATCTCGAGTTTGAGTTGGACGTTCTTGTCTATAAGAACAAAAACGAAGAGCAAGAGGAACCAGGTGAGCAATTGGAGCAAGggaaaaaggaagagaaaTGCGATCAACGTGAGAGATGCAGCAAAAGCTTTGAGTCCGATAGAActaatgaaattgatagaCCCAATGTTAATAGCGAAGATGATCATGAATTCGGTGATTTTGAGCAGGCCTCAGAATTGCTCGACCAAGAATCAATCTCACGAACAAATGACCATGCAGATTATCCCTCTTTCACGGCGGCGACGCACATGCCAAGCTTGCAAGACCATACAGACAGCCCGGTAAGCATGGAttcttttgttcttcttcaacCGAAAAAAAAGGCAGTCAAGTAG
- the MRPL28 gene encoding mitochondrial 54S ribosomal protein mL40 (similar to Saccharomyces cerevisiae MRPL28 (YDR462W); ancestral locus Anc_5.584): MYFQVPCIDGLIIAFVVTFHPFCMIITFFQIQHATLTDLLTILERQIKQMFESSSGSRLGLTLMSNMLLINKCALGAAPAKNPSIGQFSVIFTRGKRTKSKGGLPPLAQRVITQLSVLSASRKQPKLLKLSREDLIKHETIQRCWSTYQAELRAKRNEQLKLQYKSISKAMNLLSELNPKLYEAAKSEEQGKRFPMDLRVPTEYPPNKIWYHAFKEKE; the protein is encoded by the coding sequence ATGTATTTTCAAGTTCCTTGTATAGATGGCTTAATTATTGCATTTGTTGTAACGTTCCATCCGTTCTGCATGATAATaacattttttcaaattcaacatGCTACATTAACTGACTTACTGACCATACTTGAGCGCCAAATCAAACAGATGTTCGAGAGTTCGTCAGGAAGCCGGCTAGGCCTTACACTAATGTCAAACATGCTTCTAATCAACAAATGTGCCCTTGGAGCTGCCCCAGCAAAGAATCCTAGTATAGGCCAGTTCTCCGTCATTTTCACAAGAGgcaaaagaacaaagagCAAGGGCGGTCTACCACCTCTAGCTCAGAGGGTCATCACCCAACTTAGTGTGTTATCGGCCAGCAGAAAACAGCCCAAACTattaaaactttcaagAGAAGATTTGATCAAACACGAAACGATACAGCGCTGTTGGTCCACATACCAAGCAGAGCTACGTGCAAAGCGTAACGAACAGCTGAAGTTGCAGTACAAGAGCATTAGCAAAGCAATGAACCTGCTGAGTGAATTGAATCCAAAATTATACGAAGCTGCCAAGTCAGAGGAGCAAGGTAAAAGATTCCCCATGGACCTGAGGGTCCCGACAGAGTACCCACCAAACAAAATTTGGTATCACGCCTTCAAGGAGAAAGAGTAG
- a CDS encoding uncharacterized protein (similar to Saccharomyces cerevisiae YDR458C and SRC1 (YML034W); ancestral locus Anc_5.577), with the protein MDTEYLGRGFDPNSIKVAQLRRILVENKVDFASHAKKAELVQLFEEQVKPKVPKLRKKYENLLPSDKGIVKVGSKDKSKGKSNRSKLKKKSKARKSKLKVEDGERNEENGSMTPTGEDIQSSKQSSVDATVKSEKESDVEITPFSEVNEMQMGSGRRGSELKTENRDADEHMGEDNDLKIDEDKEESRDVAMESTVSETATPVKDEMTGDNGESKTRKRRRRIGDGENTPITNKVARKSPQKSPHRSLIIDKFESSSSDSSFNNGSKVNISNAGPIITHEESTPEKFVSEGSDFSYRRKTVSPDLSKLKISAAFAEQLKSAVQKTASNTPSRSESEQEYGSRPYSSIRVSRHKASSPVQSDELFAPIAASSEDDETQSSSQETIKSINVEKATSEAATDDIPSARQMPDIQSPKLPTKQDVEDSEARVEKMQDFLNDVIDSPVVEVADARLSTFLKSFCKIFVKFMFFILIAVSISYGLWYRQQRIYVGYCGNETSLSKDAECGPVLTTMDRYLRDYKPQCLPCPDNAICYPKFSIKCKPEYTIQKNPWSLHGLLPLSDRCIKDSKREKLISEVVQKSLEILRAKNAQVSCGECQNEVESGISEKELYEIFNESRAPWVSDHEFDELWVQAISDLQKEPEITWRQVSIILGSNQSQRVSILTDNITTSTQLPKAEFASIGNSSCSTATDDFQGEEGYLRETTQPQEARFLRSTSKKYISLRCKFEREIYQTYYRFRLIIWGVGFLLILVKTVNYKLRKYYMEKEKMEQLTRRVVIRLKEAKKDSAGNDVISFLSTVQLRDVLLADITDLNYKNILWQKVVKRLEHNNTNIKTNLVEIHGEIMKCWEWIGPLSDSSDREK; encoded by the coding sequence ATGGACACTGAATATTTGGGGCGCGGCTTTGACCCTAACAGTATTAAAGTCGCCCAACTGAGAAGAATTTTGGTTGAAAATAAGGTGGATTTCGCATCGCATGCAAAAAAAGCTGAACTGGTACAGCTTTTCGAAGAACAGGTGAAACCAAAGGTTCCAAAGTTGAGGAAGAAGTATGAAAATTTGCTGCCCAGCGATAAAGGCATTGTAAAGGTTGGATCCAAGGACAAGAGTAAAGGCAAAAGTAACAGGTCCAAactaaagaagaaatcgaaGGCTCGTAAATCCAAGTTAAAGGTTGAGGACGGTGAACGGAACGAGGAGAATGGAAGTATGACTCCGACCGGGGAAGATATTCAGAGTAGTAAGCAGAGCTCCGTTGATGCCACGGTCAAATCTGAGAAGGAATCGGACGTAGAAATCACACCATTTAGTGAGGTAAATGAGATGCAGATGGGTAGCGGACGCAGAGGAAGTGAACTGAAAACAGAGAATAGAGATGCGGATGAACATATGGGTGAGGATaatgatttgaagattgatGAAGACAAGGAGGAGAGTAGGGATGTGGCTATGGAGTCGACTGTTTCAGAAACCGCTACTCCTGTAAAAGATGAGATGACAGGAGATAATGGAGAGAGCAAAACacgaaaaagaagaagaaggattGGGGATGGAGAAAACACTCCAATTACCAATAAAGTTGCCAGGAAATCACCTCAAAAATCACCTCACAGATCACTGattattgataaatttgaaagctcTTCATCTGATTCTTCCTTCAATAATGGTTCGAAAGTAAACATTTCCAATGCAGGACCTATTATCACCCACGAGGAAAGTACGCCGGAAAAGTTTGTTTCTGAGGGAAGCGATTTCAGTTACAGAAGGAAAACAGTTTCTCCAGATCTAAGCAAGTTGAAGATTAGTGCAGCATTTGCCGAACAGCTGAAAAGTGCTGTTCAGAAGACTGCTTCAAATACCCCATCACGCTCAGAATCCGAGCAAGAATATGGTTCGCGACCATATAGCAGTATTCGAGTGTCACGTCATAAAGCATCTTCTCCAGTTCAAAGTGATGAACTATTTGCCCCTATAGCAGCAAGttctgaagatgacgaaACACAGTCTTCCTCTCAAGAAACAATCAAATCTAtcaatgttgaaaaagctACATCTGAGGCAGCTACAGACGATATACCTAGTGCTCGGCAAATGCCGGATATTCAGTCTCCTAAGTTACCAACTAAGCAGGACGTTGAAGATAGTGAAGCACGCGTTGAGAAAATGCAAGATTTTCTGAATGACGTTATAGATTCACCTGTGGTTGAAGTAGCTGATGCACGGTTGAGcacatttttgaaatctttttgcaaaattttcgtGAAATTTATGTTTTTCATTCTTATAGCAGTGTCGATCTCCTATGGCCTGTGGTATCGCCAACAAAGGATATATGTCGGTTACTGTGGCAATGAAACGtctttatcaaaagatgCAGAATGTGGTCCTGTTTTGACTACGATGGACCGCTATTTGCGAGATTATAAGCCCCAATGCTTGCCATGCCCTGACAATGCAATTTGTTacccaaaattttcaatcaaaTGTAAGCCAGAATACACTATACAAAAAAACCCTTGGAGTCTACATGGACTATTACCATTATCTGATCGATGTATCAAGGATagcaaaagagaaaaattaaTTTCAGAAgttgttcaaaaatctcTGGAAATTCTGAGGGCAAAAAATGCACAAGTGTCATGTGGTGAGTGTCAAAATGAGGTGGAAAGTGGGAtaagtgaaaaagaattatatgaaatattcaatgaaTCGCGAGCCCCTTGGGTTAGTGATCATGAGTTTGACGAACTATGGGTTCAAGCTATTTCGGATCTCCAGAAAGAACCAGAAATAACATGGAGGCAAGTGAGTATCATTTTAGGAAGCAATCAATCTCAAAGAGTATCTATACTAACAGATAATATTACCACTTCAACGCAGCTACCAAAAGCTGAATTTGCAAGCATTGGAAACTCCAGTTGTTCCACTGCAACCGATGACTTTCAGGGGGAGGAAGGATATCTTCGGGAAACAACCCAGCCGCAAGAAGCGAGGTTTCTTCGCTCGACATCCAAGAAGTACATCAGTTTGAGatgtaaatttgaaagagaaatatATCAAACATACTATAGATTTAGATTGATCATATGGGGTGTAGGTTTTCTCTTGATTCTGGTAAAAACTGTAAACTATAAGCTCAGAAAATATTATAtggaaaaggagaaaatgGAACAACTGACAAGAAGGGTAGTAATAAGATTGAAGGAGGCGAAGAAGGATAGTGCTGGGAATGACGTTATATCTTTCTTGAGCACTGTTCAGTTAAGAGACGTTCTATTGGCAGATATAACAGATCTTAATTACAAGAATATTTTATGGCAAAAAGTTGTCAAAAGACTGGAACACAACAACACCAAtatcaaaacaaatttAGTAGAAATTCACGGAGAAATTATGAAGTGTTGGGAATGGATTGGTCCACTTAGCGATAGCTCCGATCGTGAAAAATAG
- the CMI8 gene encoding Cmi8p (similar to Saccharomyces cerevisiae YDR461C-A; ancestral locus Anc_5.583), with translation MTDEKSSEPPTYEEAMMQDTVRQTEPLTPSLPTAPKENGGAYHVHNPHLKSTRGYPGGNRLTYGSKS, from the coding sequence ATGACAGATGAGAAAAGTAGTGAACCACCCACATATGAGGAAGCTATGATGCAGGATACCGTGCGTCAGACAGAACCTCTGACACCTAGCCTGCCTACTGCACccaaagaaaatggtgGTGCTTACCATGTACACAATCCCCATTTAAAATCAACTCGTGGTTATCCAGGTGGTAACCGGTTGACATACGGCTCTAAAAGCTAA